In Streptomyces ambofaciens ATCC 23877, a single genomic region encodes these proteins:
- a CDS encoding small secreted protein: protein MEGTNPVNKKLAAALSGGAVLVLALTGCSSGDDDDKLDAWAKDVCDAVQPQAKKIESANAAIQKETSDNSTPAEVQKTDAKAFQDMSDAYKAMGGAVQKAGAPDVEDGEKKQKDAVTELNGLSASYASLRKQVEELDTKDQANFADGLKDIATELNKLSKSGSNALKTLEEGEVGQAMAKQESCKSASVTPSAAAG from the coding sequence ATGGAAGGGACCAATCCGGTGAACAAGAAGCTCGCGGCCGCACTGTCCGGCGGTGCGGTACTGGTACTGGCGTTGACGGGATGCAGCAGCGGCGACGACGACGACAAGCTGGACGCCTGGGCGAAGGACGTCTGCGACGCGGTGCAGCCGCAGGCCAAGAAGATCGAGTCGGCCAACGCGGCGATCCAGAAGGAGACCTCGGACAACAGCACGCCGGCGGAGGTCCAGAAGACCGACGCCAAGGCGTTCCAGGACATGTCCGACGCCTACAAGGCGATGGGCGGCGCTGTCCAGAAGGCCGGGGCGCCGGACGTCGAGGACGGCGAGAAGAAGCAGAAGGACGCCGTCACCGAGCTCAACGGCCTCTCCGCGTCGTACGCCTCCCTGCGCAAGCAGGTGGAGGAACTCGACACCAAGGACCAGGCGAACTTCGCCGACGGCCTCAAGGACATCGCCACCGAGCTGAACAAGCTCAGCAAGAGCGGCAGCAACGCGCTGAAGACCCTGGAGGAGGGTGAGGTCGGCCAGGCGATGGCCAAGCAGGAGAGCTGCAAGTCGGCCTCGGTGACGCCGTCGGCCGCCGCCGGCTGA